GGCGACGGCGCGGACCGGGAACGACTCCGCTGCGAAATCGAGAAGCGAGGCCTCGAGAACGTCCGCATGCTGGGTTTGCGGCCGCACACGGAGATTCCGACATGGATCGCTTCATGTGATGTCATGCTTGCGATGTTGCGCGATCTCGCGGTCTTCGAGACCGTCATTCCATCGAAGATCTTCGAATACATGGCCCAGGAACGCCCGGTCGTACTCGCGGCTCCGAAGGGGGAATGTCGTGAGCTGCTCGACCTCAACCAGGCGGGGTTTACGATCGAGCCCGAGGACCCCGATGCCCTCGTCGAAGTCATTGAGAAGATCCGCAACAGCCCGGAGCAGGCTTCCAACACGGCCCAGGCGGGCCGGGCACTCGTCGATCGGGATTTCGTGCGCGACGATCAAGCGCGCCGGATGCTCGAGTTCCTGACGAAGACCGTCCACTCCTAGTTTCAAAACATCGCAGCCGCAGCGGCCGGGTTAAGGCGAACCAGGGTTTCAATGAGCGCCGCGCGGGATGCGCGGCTCGGGTCTTCGAGCCCGAGCACACGACAACTGTTCTGCATGGCGACGAACGCCCAGGCAGCGACTCCGGGGTCGAGATGCGGGTCGAGCGCGCCTTCGGACTGCGCGAGAGGACGCCGAACTCGTTGTCCACGTGGCGGCAGCCGGAGCTTTCTACCATTTCAAAGAAGTCCGCGACGTAGGCCGACTCCTGTGGAGGTCTGGAGGTTACGATTCGAGCGCATCGCTAGTGATCAGTAACGGAAAACAGGTACACACGTGACCCAAAATTCGGTACACATCAGCACGAAGTGTTGAATTGCAGTTCCAATACTTTCAACCACTTACGGACTGTCGAGGCCTGCTCAGAGCCGGTGGTATCCCTTCCCGTTGGGGATAACACGTCTCCGAATCCATTGACGAACCTGTCAACGAGACTGCTTTGATGCCCCGCCGCCACGCGGAACGCGCAATGTCCTTCTATCTACATGCTTGCAATCTGTCTCGTGCGATGTGACATGAAGCCGCGCCGGTTCGAGCCTCTTCCTGCAGCAGCAATCGATTAGATCGAGCCTCCGGCAGTCTGGGGCCGATTCACAGCTCCTTGGTTGAAAACCCCGATCAAAACCCATAACGTGCCACCTCTTTCGACCCCACCCCGAGCAGCAAGAGGTCTCTTCATGCGCTTCTACGAGTACGAATCTAAAGAACTATTTGCCCGTCGGGGTCTCCCCCTGGGTCCCCGGTTTGTGGTCAACAGCAAAGACGAGGCGCGCGAAAAGGCCGCCGAGATCGGTGGAGCTGTCGTGTTGAAGAGCCAGGTGCTCTCCGGCGGTCGCATGAAGGCCGGGGCGGTGAAGTTTGCCGACACCCCCGACGAAGCCGCGGACCACTACGAAGCCATCTTGCCGATCGAAATCAACGGCGAAACGGCGCGCTCGGTTCTCGTTGAAGCCAAGAGCAAGATTGCGCAAGAGTTCTTTGTCGCGGTCACCTGGGATGGCCGCACCAAGAGTCCAGTCGTGATCTTCAGTGATATGGGTGGGATCGACATCGAAGAAGTGGCGATCAAGCATCCCGAGCACGTTTCGAAGACTCATTTTTCGAGCCTGTTCCCGATCACGCCCAGGGTTGCGAAGGAAGCCATTGGCGCGACCGGCGTGACGGGGTCCGATCTCAACAAGCTCACCCCGATCGTGCATGAGCTGATGCAAATGTTTCTCGACTACGATCTGACCCTCGCCGAGATCAACCCGTTGGCCCGGCTCGAAGACGGAAGCTTCGCCGTTCTGGACGGTCACATCGACATGGAGGCAGAGGCGCGAGGCAATCACAAGGCGCTGCTGAAAGATCTCGGCATCGGTGACGACGAAACTCGTCAGGCACGGCCCCCGACCGAGTTCGAAATTGCCGGGGCCCGAATCAATGCGGTCGATCATCGCGGGGTGGCGGGGAACGTGGTCGAATTCGACGGAAACCTGGGGCTGATCATCGGCGCCGGTGGCGGTTCGCTGACCCTGTTCGACGCCGTGCGCAAGCACGGAGGAAAACCCGCGAACTATTGCGAGATCGGAGGCAACCCCTCCATGAGCAAGGTCAAGAATTTGACCCAATTGATTCTCTCGAAGCCCGGTGTCGAGAAGATCGCCGTCATGATGAACGTGGTTTCGAATACCCGCGTAGACATCGTGGCCCGGGGCGTGATTGCCGGTTGCCTTGAAGCCGGCCGCGACCCCGCGGAGGCCATCGCGATATTTCGGATCCCGGGTGCCTGGGAGGACGAGGGGTTCAAGATCTTGAAGAAGTACGGTGTCGACTATTGTGATCGCGCTGTTTCCATGTACGACGCGGCCGGTCGAGCCGTAGCCAAACTACAGGCGGGGAGCTGAGCAGATGTCCATTCTGATCAACAAAGACACGTCGTTCATCATTCAGGGCATCACGGGACGAGAGGCGGTCAGCCTGACTCGAGAAAATCTCGACTACGGTGCGAAGATCATCGGCGGTGTGACACCGGGCAGGGCGGGGCGCAACATCTACGGCGTACCCGTTTATGACTGTGTGCGCGATGTGGTGGAAAAAGAAGGTCAGCCCGATGGCTCGATCGTTTCGGTGCCACCCAAGTTTGCCAGGGACGCGGTATTCGAAGCGCTCGAAAACGGCATCAAGACCATCGTGATCGTGACGGAGAATATTCCGCGCAGAGAAGTGGCCCAGATGGTCGAACTCGCAAAACTGAGGGGTGCGCGCATCATCGGTCCCAACTGCCTCGGCGTGATCTCGCCGGGGGAAGCGAAGATGGGCGGGGTTGGCGGCCCAGCCGCAAATACGCGGCAGGCCTACAGCAAGGGCAGCATCGGTGTGATGTCGCGCTCGGGTGGCATGACGACCGAGATTGCTTCGACCCTTACCGCGGCGGGGCTCGGACAGAGCACCTGTGTATCCATCGGTGGAGACGCGATTGTCGGAACGACCTATACGGAGCTGATGCCGTTTTATGAAGCCGACCCGGACACCGAGGCGATCGCCATCTACAGCGAACCCGGCGGACGCATGGAAGCCGAACTCGCAGATTGGGTCCAGGAAAACAATTCGAGACTTCCGATCGTGGCGTTCATGGCGGGCCGCTTCATGGACGAGATGAAGGGCATGCGCTTCGGCCACGCCGGCACGATCGTCGAAGGCAAGGAAGACACCACTGCGGACAAGATCGAACGCATGGAGAAGGCCGGTATCTCGGTTGCGGAACGCATCGAAGAGATCCCGGTGCTCATCAAGCAGCGGCTCGCCGCCCGGTAATCAACTCCGGACGCCAGCGCAGTGACGACGAATCAGCAGCAGTAAACAGCGGAACGAAAGAAAGAGGTACAGCAAAATGCCCGGACTCTTTATCGACGTCCAAGTCAGCGACGAAGTGGCGCGAGACGTCGAAATCGCGAAGAAACTCGAAGAATCGTGCTCGGTCGACATCTTCAAGGCCAGCGACAAGGGAGTGGAGATTGTCGAGGCGAATTTGGACGAGTGCGTGTTGTGTGATCTGTGCCTCGCCGTCGCTCCCAAGGGAAGCGTCACGATCGTGAAATTGTACGATCAAGGCTAGCAGCCCGTTGAAAAACCCTTCGGTCGCCAGGCACGGCCCTTCATCCCGATCTCTGCGTTGCGAAACCGCGGCCGTAGCTGCGGCTACGCCCACGATTCCGCGCCTTGATCTCGGGGCGAATGACCGCACCTGGCTCGGTCAGGGTTCTTCAACGGGCTGCTAGAATACCTGGCGACTCCCAAGAGGTTTCGCGATTGCCAGTAGAAAGAGAGCCCGAGGAACAAATCCCGGATCAAAACCGGATGGAACGTGGCTCTGATTCCCAATCCGACGCCATCGAGCTGTCGGTCGTCTTGCCTTGCCTGAACGAGGCCGAGACCCTCGCGATCTGTATTGAAAAGATCCGATCCTATTTCGCTGATTCGGGTGTCAGCGGCGAAATCATCGTCGCAGACAACGGAAGCGAAGACGGCTCTCAGCAAATCGCACGCGAATCCGGTGCGCGGGTGGTGGACGTTCCGCGCCGGGGATATGGCAGTGCGCTGCGCGGGGGAATCGAAGCGGCCCAGGGCCGCTACGTCATCATGGGCGACGCTGATGACAGCTACGACTTTTCTCAGCTACACGACTTCATGCGCGAGCTGCGCGCCGGCAATGATCTCGTCATGGGCAACAGGTTCCTGGGCGGCATCATGCCCGGGGCAATGCCCAAGCTACACCGCTGGGTAGGCAATCCCATCCTCAGCGCAATCGGCAGGATGTTCTTTCGCTCGAAGGTGAAGGACTTTCACTGTGGTCTGCGCGGCATTCGCAGGGATGCCTTCGAGAAGATGAAGCTCCGCAGTACGGGGATGGAGTTTGCCAGTGAAATGGTGATCAAGAGTACCTTGCTGGGGCTGGCGATGACAGAAGTCCCGACCGTGCTCTACCCCGACGGACGCAGTGGCAGTCCTCATCTGCGCACCTGGCGCGATGGCTGGCGTCATCTTCGCTTCATGCTGCTCTTCAGCCCGCGTTGGCTGTTCCTTATTCCAGGAGTCGTGATGTTCGTCGTCGGCCTGGCGATCTCCGCCATCCTGGTCAACAGCAGCGTGACCATCGGCGGCATCGAATTCGACATCCAGACCATGTACGCCGCCACGATGCTTTGTCTGCTGGGATATCAACTGATCGTCTTTGCCATGTTCACCAAGGCTTTCGCAGTCACCGAAGGGTTCCATCCTGCCCCGGCGTATTTCAGTTGGATCTTCAACTACGTGCGGCTCGAAACCGGAGTCATCGCGGGGGCAGTGAGTGCCCTCATCGGGTTCGGCATGTTGTGGATGGCGGTAGAGGGCTGGCGCGCAGTTGGATTTGGCGGACTCGACCCGCGCGAAACCATGCGGCAAGTCGTGCCAGGAGGCGTACTCATCATGCTCGGGATTCAAACGATCTATTCGAGTTTTTTCCTCAGCATTCTGGGGCTCGACCGCGAGTAGGCTCGAGTCCCCCGCAGGTTCGTCGGAGCCCATGTCTTATCGATTCTGGATGATCCTTTCGCTGCTCCCGATGGTGACAGGATGTGTGCCGTTGGCCGGTCAGTGGGATGTCGCGTCGCTTGCAGAGCGCCATCCGGGGTTGTTGGACAGCCCTACGCAACGGCTGGGCGACACCACCCCGTATTTCATTCCGCGCGGCAACTCGGCGCTGTTGTTTCTATGTCACTTCCCCAGGCGCTCGACAATCTCGGTCTCGCTTCCGGCCGACGCGACTGCCCTCGAACAGTCGGCAATTCGGCTAGCGCTCGAAGGCTGGGCAAACGCTGGACTCGGGATTCGCTTTGAAGAGGTTCCCGAAGACGCGGCCATGATCAAGATCAGCCTCGCACTACCCCCGAACGCTGGGTTTTCCGAGACGCTGTCAATCGGCACTGGCTTCGCAGTAAGTGATTGTGGTCTTGATTCGGGTTGGGAGGCCGCAGCTGAAATGGACAGACCACTCCCCGCGCGTCTGCTCCGTGCGAGGGTTTATCTCAGAACCAGCAAAACCGACATGCTGGGACGCGAAGTAAAGCTTACGGAAGACGAATTTGTCGGAGCGGCGCTGCACGAACTCGGACACGCACTCGGGTTCTCCGGCCACGTCGCAACCCAGGACTCCGTGATGACCAGAACCACCCATTCGGTGCGACGCTTCGGTCGCCGCCTACGGCAGGGCGGGGGATTCAGTGCGCCCAGCCTGGCGGCGCTCTATGCAGTACCGAGTGGAACCGTCGTGGGAAGCGCCGCGCTCGCCGACAGCTCGGCAGCTCTGTTTCGCGCAGCGATGAAACTGGCGAGCAGCCAGAAATGGCAGGGGCCGATCGTTCGGGCAGGTGAAAGCACCGTCACCCTCAGTTGGCACAAGTCGAATTCGCAGATGGGTAGCCTTGCGATCCGCGATTATCGCGAGAGCTTGCGTTCGGAACGGCCACTCTCGTTCTCAGCTAGCTCGCTTGCGCGCGTGTTGTCCCGGAGAACGATTCCAAAAGCGGCGCCCGCGCCCTGAAGCTTGTCAGTCTGAATCAGGCGAGTCGTCCAGCTGGACCGGAAAGATTTGCTCGATACGCTCGAGTACCTCCGGTGGCAAGGTGATGTCCGATGCCTTGCAGTTTTCGTCGAGTTGCTCGGGCTTCGTGGCCCCGAGGATCACGCTCGCGAGCCCGCTTTCGCGCAGGCACCAGGCCAGCGCCAGTTGGGGCAGGGTGATGCCCAGATCTTCTGCAAGCGGAATCAGAGATTCGACCTTGTCGAGTTCTTCTGCCGCTAGATAGCGCCCCATGAAGCGGCTGCTTCCGGCATCGGTTGCACGGCTGCCTTCGGGCATTGCACCGCCGCAATATTTTCCGGTGAGAACACCCTGGCCGAGGGGACTGAATACGAACTGCCCAATTCCCAGACGCTTGCATTCGGGCAAGACGGTCTGTTCGAGGCTGCGGCGCATGATCGAATAGCCGGGCTGATTGGAGATCGGCCGGCATGCTCCCATTTGATCGGCAACCTCACAGGCCAGCGCGATTTGTTCAGCGCTCCACTCCGAGACGCCCCAATACAGCACCTTGCCCATGCGAATCAGGTCGTCGTAGGCACGCACGGTTTCGGCGATCGGGGTCTCGGTATCGAATCTGTGACATTGGTGGATGTCGATGTAGTCCATCTCGAGCCGATTGAGCGATGCGTCGACACTTTCGAATATGTGTTTGCGAGACAGTCCCCGGTCGTTGGGGCGATCCGACATGGGGAAGAAACATTTGGTGGCGATCACGAGCTGGTGCCGTGGGATCGGCCGCAGGGTGCGGCCGAGTACTTCTTCGGCCCGTCCGTTCGAGTAGACGTCCGCGGTATCGAAGAAGTTGATACCGAGGTCATAGGCGTGTTCGATCACTTTGATCGTGTCGGCGGCGTCCGCCGAAGATCCAAAGTTGAGCCAGCTGCCCAGGGCAAACTCGCTGACCTCGAGACCGCTGGCACCCACCCGACGAGTATTCATACCCTAACTCTAGCCCGAAACGCAGCGGGATCAGAGGCCTGACAACGACAGCAATATTCCCGGTTATACTCGGCGCCGATGCTGAGTTTGGCTGAAGATACGCGAGCAGAATGGGTCGAGCGTGCGGTTCGAAACCTCGACGAGGTGCTGCTCGATCACGCCCACTGCGAAAAGAAGGCCGCGGGGGGAGCCCTGCGTCTGTTGTTCAGCTATCCAGACCAGGGATATCTCCAGCAACCGCTCGCCGAGCTCGCGCAAGAAGAGCTCACTCACTTCCAACAACTTCTCACTCTGCTCGAGCGACGAGGCATCCGCTTCGAGCGACAGAAGCCGAGCTCCTACGCGGGCAAGCTGCACGCCGTGATCAGGCCACGCGAACCCCACCGCCTGACTGACCTGCTGCTCACCTGTGCACTCATCGAAGCCCGAAGCTGTGAGCGCATGAAACTGCTATCCGAAGCACCCATCGACGAAGATCTACGAGCCTTCTACAAAGAGCTACTGGCATCAGAAGCCCGACATCATCAGGTTTACGTCGAACTGGCCTGCCAAGTCGAACCCGAACCCCAAGTCCGAATACGACTCACCGAACTGGCCATCCAAGAGGCCCAAATCCTCCTCACCCCATCCCCCCACACCCGCCTACACAGCTAACCACCAAACCATTCACCATCGTTTGACACTGCGAGACCCCAGCTCTACTCTGAAAACACCTACCCTGGGGTCCCACCCTGCGAATCGAAAGCGGATCCGGTGGCTGCAAAGCGCAAGCGAAAAACAAAATCGAGCAAGCCCTGGATCGCGATTGTCGTGGGGTTGGCGATCGCCGCGGTGGCGCTGACCGCTCTGCTCGGTGGCCGACCTCTCGGTGATGGTTCGGCGCGCCAACCCGCAAGTGTCTCTGCGCCGGAAGCATCGATCGATGCGGAGTGGGACGGTGATCTGGATCAAGACCTGGACCAGATCGATCAAGCCAGTCGCGACAAGTTGCGCGAGATTCTTCGCGCGGAGAACAACGGAGAATGACGGTGCAGTCGATGCAGTCGAGGGAGCTGGCTGAAAAGCAGGAGACGGAGTCGCTGGCCGCGTACGCGGTCAAGAGCGGTGAGTCCCGCGGTCGCATCCACTCGGAACCCGAACATCGATACCGCACGGTATTTCAGCGGGACCGCGACCGGGTCGTCCATTGCCGGGCATTCCGGCGGCTCGAGTACAAGACACAGGTATTCGTCTACCACGAGGGCGATCACTATCGCAATCGACTCACGCACACGATCGAAAACGCCCAGATCGCGCGCACTCTCGCCCGAACGCTCTACCTCAACGAAGATCTGGCCGAAGCCGTGGCACTCGCCCACGACCTGGGCCACACGCCCTTCGCCCACGCGGGTGAGCGCGTTCTCAACGAGTTGATGAGCGACGACGGAGGTTTTGATCACAATCGCCAGACCCTGCGGGTCGTCGATTGGCTCGAGTATCGCTATCCCGGGTTTGTAGGTTTGAATCTCACCCACGAAACCCGGGAAGGCTTGCTCAAGCACGGTTGCCATTGGCCGCATCCGGTTCCGACGCCCAAACTCGAGAATCAGCGCTACCTCGAGTCCCAGGTTGCAAATCTCGCGGACGAGATCGCGTATTCGAACCACGACCTCGACGACGGATTGAGCTCGGGAATCCTCGATCTCGAGATGCTCGAGGAAGTCTGGATTTGGCGCGAGGCCCGCCACATTGCCGAATCGCGCTGGCAGGGCAAGGTCGTGATTGAGCCGCGGCAGATCATCATGGCTTTGATCGACATGCTGGTCACCGACGCCATCGACAGCAGCGCAGAGCGTCTGGCCCAGGAACGCCCGCTTTGCGCCGAAGAGGCTCGCCAAAGTGAGGCGCTGCTGGTGGGCTATTCCGACCGGGTCTACACGGGCAAACGCGAACTCAAAGAGTTTTTGCGGAAGCATTTCTACTTTCACCCCCGCGTGCGACGTATGGCCGACCGGGCGACCAAAGTTCTCACCGGCCTGTTCGAGGCGCACCGAAACGATTTATCGCTGCTGCCCGAAAGGATGCAAGCGGGTTGTCGCGACGGAGACCACGCCCGGCTGGTCGCGGACTACGTCGCAGGCATGACGGACCGCTTTGCCATCGCGACTCACGCGAAACTCGTCGGGTCCACGCCCGACACTGATTGACACCGACCCGGGGGCTGCTTGGGGAGGACAATCCCCACAAACACGGCGGCCCAGACCCTTGAGATCGAAATGAACCGCCTCCGAGGCGCGAAAATGCTGCCCAGGCGGAGGAAGCTTCCGCGCGGTTGAGATATCGTAGGGTCGTTGGCCCATGGGGGGGAGCCAGGGGTAGTGCCTGCTCCCCCGGTTTCGCCGGGGCCGTCATTGTTTCCAGAAACCGCTGTGACCGCACGGAGTGTGGTCTCCACCCTGATGAAGATGGTGCGCATGTGCTGATGCGCGCGTAGTGACGAGTTCAGGGTGTATCAACGCAAAATGTTGGTAAGGAAGTGTGTGAAGCCCTGTGAGATTTTTGGAGCAAATCGCCGAGATGGCGTCGCATGAAGAGGGTTCCAGTCGATGAGTCTCCCCGAGGCGCTCGAGCAAGCTGCTGCCGCCTTGCCTGAACAGGCCGATCTGATTCGGCCCGCGAACGGTGATCCCACGCAGTTGTTGGCGACACTGACTGACGACGGCAGCCAACAGGTGCTCGCTTGGTTGCTCACCCACGAGCCCGAGGCCGGCGAAGATCTCTTGCTTGCGTGGTGCGAGGACGATCGCGGGGTCGAACGGGTCCAGTCGATCGACGTCGGACAACTCCCGAAGCCCGGCAAGAAATTGTTGCGCAAGGCGCTGCACCGCATGCGAACGAGTGGACTCGAGGTTGCCGACGCCCCGGCGGCAATACCGGTGGTCGCTCGCTTGAGTGAGATCGCGGACGAGTTTGCGGAGTCCTACATGACTCCTGTGGATTCGCGCGGAACCTGCTTGTTGTTCCTGGTCGAAGCAAACCCGACCGGAGGAGCGCGGCTATTTCAAGTTCAACTCGACGAACGACGCGGCATCGTCGAATTCGAGGTCTACAACGTTGGGCGCAGCAAGACCCGAAAGTTTTTGCGCAAACTGACCGACGCAGCCCACGCCGGGTCGGGGGGTGCCGTCAAGGTCGATCAAACCGTCGCGCGGGGAGAAATTCGTCGCATCGCAAAGATCCACCCGACCGATCGCCCCTTTCCCCGCGCGTTCAGTGAGTGGCGCCGGAAGCTCGAAGCCGGTGCCAGCGACGAAAGTCTCGCTGAGTTGACCCGCCGCGCACTGGGTGACCACAGCGGACAAGACTCACAAAAAGTCGACGAACGCATTGCCGACCGAGTTCGCGCTTCAGAAATCGGACCGTGGCCTCCCGACGCAAGCCGACTCACCGAAGTGTCGACTCAACTGGGTACGGCCATCGACGCTGTGGTTTCCAAGAAGGGCAAGGCGCGCAGCGACGCGCTGGACGAATCCCTGGCCGCGGCGACGGCGGCACTCTTCGAGGGCGACCACGCAATTCAAGTTGCAGCACGCTTCGAAACGAGCGCCTACGTGGCGTTGAAGGCCGAGCGAGAAGAAGACGCGCGAGATTATCTTGCCATTGCGGCGAATTTTCGCGCGGGGGAACTCGCCGGAAACCTGACTGCCCGGGCCATGACAGAAGTCTTTACGGCTTCGGTCCTGAAGCGGGTCGAGGAACCGGTGACTGAGGACGAGGGAGAGACGACTCCCTCGGCCGAATCATAGGAGGCGACTTTGCTACTCGCGAGGGGTCGATTCTGGAACATCGCGTTGTCCAAAAGCGAGGACATCGTCGCCCTTACATTGCTGCGAGACCACCTTCCGGAAGATCTTCGGGAGTTGCGGGAACTAAAAATAGATGTACCGCTCGAGAGTTGGAATCGGGTTCTGAAACAAGCGAGAATCGATCGCAAGCTCCTCGGCGGAATCATGTTGGATTTCACAAAACAAAAGGATCAGCTCTCGGTGGCCGTAGGCAGTGATCGCCTCTTCAGCGAACTTCAATGCCTGGTGCTCGACGCAACGGCGTCACTGGTAGAGTTGGCCGCACTGACGTTGACAGTCGTCGACGTGGGAGCGGATTGATCTGTTACATGGTCCGGCGCTTCGGAATGCGCTGGACATGAAAAACTGAGCAGGAACAGTCGGGAACGTCTCGCCCCACAATGCGCGCGAACGACCGATGGCGTTCCGAGGAGATATCATGATGCGAAGGTTTTCAAGGCGCCGCCGCGGTGGCGCGAGCGACGTCGCGATCGACGCCGAGCGGTCGTTCGGCCGAATCCTCGAGCTGGGATTGCTCGGGCTGCGCTCACTAGAAGTGCTACCCGAGGCGACCAGCTCCGAAGTTCCCGCCAGCTACGCCGTGATCGGAAGCGGTGAACCGGAGAACGGCGGCAAAGTGCTGGTCAGCTTTGCTCCGCGATCGGCGGGAGATGCGCTGCTGGGCGGCTTGATCGTGGCTGCGAAACTCGCCGAATCCGACAACTTCGCGGGGGAATTGATTGTCGTGGCGCCCCAGTGGAACACGGCTGCGCGCAGGCGTCTCGCTCTGGTTGGCCCGAAGCCCTACCGCGTCCGTGCGGTGGCGGCGCCGTCGCTTTCCGATTCTCCGGTGAGCGTTGATCCCGAGCCGGCGAGCGTACCGGGAGTCGTGCCGGTCAGTTCCGTGGCCAATCACCTGGTCCGGCCGGCCGACCGAGAGTTGTTCAACCGGGCCGCCGATGCACTGAGCGGTCTGGCCTCGAAACACGGGGGTGCGATCCGCGGTTTCGAGCGCAGCGTCGAACTGGTCATCATGGCGCGCCGAGTCGCCGATCTGCGCGCCGACGAATCTGGTGTGGTGCTCAATACCGTGCTGCCGACGCGTTCAAGCCTGCGCCTTTCCGCCGATGGCCTGGCGGGTGCGCTCGACGCCCTCGAAGGCAATCTGCGCAAGCGACTCAACGATCGAAAGGCGCGTGAGGGTGACGAAGGAATCCGGACTCGCCTGCAGCCCCTGGTCGCCGAAGCGTTGGATCTGCGCTCGTTGGTGTACTGGCCCGTCGGAGGCAAAGACCTCGATGTGATCGATTCCGTCGGCGTCAATCCCGACAGCAGTCCGGTCGCGACTGCGGCGCGCAGCAATCTGAGTCTTGCAGCGCTGGGCGTGATCCTCGATGCGGCGCTGGAATTGCGTTCATCTCTACCCGTCGTGCTGGCTCAGGCGGACGCTCCGGTTCGCCTCGATTTGTTCCGTCTAGCCTTGATTGCAAAGGAATTCGCTCCCGGTGTCGCCCGCGTGCTTCCGTTGCTCAATCTGTCTCACGATCTGATCGAAATTCGCGGCAATGCCCGGGACCGAGGCCTCAATGTCTCGATCTGCGGGTCGGGAGAAGCCGTGCCGCTCTCCAGTCCTCGCGGACGTCGTTCGCGGGGCGGGGCGGGCTCCGAGCGTTCGCGACGCGATCGCGGCAATGGTGCTGATCGAGACGACCGTGAAGCCTCGAACGATGATGAATCGCAGAGCCTCGAGATCAAGGGCCGCGACGCCAAAAATGCTGATGGGTCGGAAGAGCCCACGAGCTCGCGAGGGCGTGGGCGACGTCGGGGCCGGAAGTCCAGAGGGGGCTCCGACCGCGAATCTGCTTCTGCCTCTGCCGGTGATGCCGAGTCGGGGGGAGGCAGCGGCGAGAAGTCTGCGCGGAGTCGCCCGCGATTCGAAGAAATGTCTTCCTTTGATCTCGCCGAAGAAGACCGC
This genomic interval from Myxococcales bacterium contains the following:
- a CDS encoding glycosyltransferase family 4 protein, with translation RFLEWIETRLYRRADAIVVNTRAFIDHVVGRGVSRSQIELVYNGVDLALFHPLPKDEELLEFHNLADKFVVAYIGTLGMAHGLMTILDAAEKMRYEPNIVFVLIGDGADRERLRCEIEKRGLENVRMLGLRPHTEIPTWIASCDVMLAMLRDLAVFETVIPSKIFEYMAQERPVVLAAPKGECRELLDLNQAGFTIEPEDPDALVEVIEKIRNSPEQASNTAQAGRALVDRDFVRDDQARRMLEFLTKTVHS
- a CDS encoding acetate--CoA ligase family protein, producing MRFYEYESKELFARRGLPLGPRFVVNSKDEAREKAAEIGGAVVLKSQVLSGGRMKAGAVKFADTPDEAADHYEAILPIEINGETARSVLVEAKSKIAQEFFVAVTWDGRTKSPVVIFSDMGGIDIEEVAIKHPEHVSKTHFSSLFPITPRVAKEAIGATGVTGSDLNKLTPIVHELMQMFLDYDLTLAEINPLARLEDGSFAVLDGHIDMEAEARGNHKALLKDLGIGDDETRQARPPTEFEIAGARINAVDHRGVAGNVVEFDGNLGLIIGAGGGSLTLFDAVRKHGGKPANYCEIGGNPSMSKVKNLTQLILSKPGVEKIAVMMNVVSNTRVDIVARGVIAGCLEAGRDPAEAIAIFRIPGAWEDEGFKILKKYGVDYCDRAVSMYDAAGRAVAKLQAGS
- a CDS encoding CoA-binding protein — its product is MSILINKDTSFIIQGITGREAVSLTRENLDYGAKIIGGVTPGRAGRNIYGVPVYDCVRDVVEKEGQPDGSIVSVPPKFARDAVFEALENGIKTIVIVTENIPRREVAQMVELAKLRGARIIGPNCLGVISPGEAKMGGVGGPAANTRQAYSKGSIGVMSRSGGMTTEIASTLTAAGLGQSTCVSIGGDAIVGTTYTELMPFYEADPDTEAIAIYSEPGGRMEAELADWVQENNSRLPIVAFMAGRFMDEMKGMRFGHAGTIVEGKEDTTADKIERMEKAGISVAERIEEIPVLIKQRLAAR
- a CDS encoding glycosyltransferase family 2 protein; the protein is MERGSDSQSDAIELSVVLPCLNEAETLAICIEKIRSYFADSGVSGEIIVADNGSEDGSQQIARESGARVVDVPRRGYGSALRGGIEAAQGRYVIMGDADDSYDFSQLHDFMRELRAGNDLVMGNRFLGGIMPGAMPKLHRWVGNPILSAIGRMFFRSKVKDFHCGLRGIRRDAFEKMKLRSTGMEFASEMVIKSTLLGLAMTEVPTVLYPDGRSGSPHLRTWRDGWRHLRFMLLFSPRWLFLIPGVVMFVVGLAISAILVNSSVTIGGIEFDIQTMYAATMLCLLGYQLIVFAMFTKAFAVTEGFHPAPAYFSWIFNYVRLETGVIAGAVSALIGFGMLWMAVEGWRAVGFGGLDPRETMRQVVPGGVLIMLGIQTIYSSFFLSILGLDRE
- a CDS encoding aldo/keto reductase family protein, with translation MNTRRVGASGLEVSEFALGSWLNFGSSADAADTIKVIEHAYDLGINFFDTADVYSNGRAEEVLGRTLRPIPRHQLVIATKCFFPMSDRPNDRGLSRKHIFESVDASLNRLEMDYIDIHQCHRFDTETPIAETVRAYDDLIRMGKVLYWGVSEWSAEQIALACEVADQMGACRPISNQPGYSIMRRSLEQTVLPECKRLGIGQFVFSPLGQGVLTGKYCGGAMPEGSRATDAGSSRFMGRYLAAEELDKVESLIPLAEDLGITLPQLALAWCLRESGLASVILGATKPEQLDENCKASDITLPPEVLERIEQIFPVQLDDSPDSD
- a CDS encoding tRNA-(ms[2]io[6]A)-hydroxylase encodes the protein MLSLAEDTRAEWVERAVRNLDEVLLDHAHCEKKAAGGALRLLFSYPDQGYLQQPLAELAQEELTHFQQLLTLLERRGIRFERQKPSSYAGKLHAVIRPREPHRLTDLLLTCALIEARSCERMKLLSEAPIDEDLRAFYKELLASEARHHQVYVELACQVEPEPQVRIRLTELAIQEAQILLTPSPHTRLHS
- a CDS encoding deoxyguanosinetriphosphate triphosphohydrolase; its protein translation is MQSRELAEKQETESLAAYAVKSGESRGRIHSEPEHRYRTVFQRDRDRVVHCRAFRRLEYKTQVFVYHEGDHYRNRLTHTIENAQIARTLARTLYLNEDLAEAVALAHDLGHTPFAHAGERVLNELMSDDGGFDHNRQTLRVVDWLEYRYPGFVGLNLTHETREGLLKHGCHWPHPVPTPKLENQRYLESQVANLADEIAYSNHDLDDGLSSGILDLEMLEEVWIWREARHIAESRWQGKVVIEPRQIIMALIDMLVTDAIDSSAERLAQERPLCAEEARQSEALLVGYSDRVYTGKRELKEFLRKHFYFHPRVRRMADRATKVLTGLFEAHRNDLSLLPERMQAGCRDGDHARLVADYVAGMTDRFAIATHAKLVGSTPDTD